The Primulina huaijiensis isolate GDHJ02 chromosome 12, ASM1229523v2, whole genome shotgun sequence genome has a window encoding:
- the LOC140990423 gene encoding protein TONNEAU 1a-like isoform X2, which translates to MDDYTREMMDLKTLITRTLEKKGVLAKIRAELRASVFEAIEEEDGVIEKEGLPPALLGSCNGRAKQLHNSPSGRLLTALICEYLEWAQLNHTLKVYIPESNLPKDSWKSELKEFSIKNGYDLNRNGDSGPLLLDVLEGFLKFEGRGSNRRLTTPDADALSNLDARNIKRPPSSSVAGGLPPLGRPLPSSQASDRRAGSSTSSYRKDDYNWRYDNDDLPEDMMHASAALENLQLDRKARNLTSWRHAGDGIFKEESRVDHK; encoded by the exons ATGGACGATTATACGAGAGAAATGATGGATTTAAAAACCCTGATCACTCGTACTCTTGAGAAGAAAGGCGTCCTTGCCAAGATCCGA GCTGAGCTGAGAGCCAGTGTGTTTGAAGCGATTGAAGAAGAGGATGGGGTGATAGAGAAAGAAGGTCTGCCTCCTGCACTATTGGGTAGCTGCAATGGTCGTGCAAAGCAACTCCATAACTCTCCTTCAG GAAGACTTCTAACTGCATTGATCTGTGAATATTTGGAGTGGGCTCAGTTAAACCACACGCTGAAAGTCTACATACCAGAGAGCAATTTG CCAAAAGATTCCTGGAAATCTGAGCTAAAAGAATTCAGCATAAAAAATGGGTATGATCTGAACAGGAACGGAGACAGTGGCCCTTTACTCTTGGATGTTCTTGAAGGATTCTTGAAGTTTGAG GGTAGGGGTAGCAACAGGAGATTAACCACTCCAGATGCTGATGCCTTATCCAACCTGGATGCTCGAAATATTAAGAGACCACCATCATCATCAGTTGCAGGGGGTTTACCTCCATTAGGCAG GCCTCTTCCTTCTTCACAAGCATCTG ATCGAAGAGCAGGGTCATCTACTTCTAGCTATCGGAAAGATGATTACAATTGGAGATATGATAATGATGACCTTCCTGAAGATATGATGCATGCTTCAGCTGCTTTAGAAAATCTACAGTTGGATAGAAAAGCTCGAAATCTAACTTCTTGGAG GCACGCGGGGGATGGAATTTTCAAGGAAGAGAGCAGGGTAGACCACAAGTAA
- the LOC140990423 gene encoding protein TONNEAU 1a-like isoform X1 produces MDDYTREMMDLKTLITRTLEKKGVLAKIRAELRASVFEAIEEEDGVIEKEGLPPALLGSCNGRAKQLHNSPSGRLLTALICEYLEWAQLNHTLKVYIPESNLPKDSWKSELKEFSIKNGYDLNRNGDSGPLLLDVLEGFLKFENLSQGRGSNRRLTTPDADALSNLDARNIKRPPSSSVAGGLPPLGRPLPSSQASDRRAGSSTSSYRKDDYNWRYDNDDLPEDMMHASAALENLQLDRKARNLTSWRHAGDGIFKEESRVDHK; encoded by the exons ATGGACGATTATACGAGAGAAATGATGGATTTAAAAACCCTGATCACTCGTACTCTTGAGAAGAAAGGCGTCCTTGCCAAGATCCGA GCTGAGCTGAGAGCCAGTGTGTTTGAAGCGATTGAAGAAGAGGATGGGGTGATAGAGAAAGAAGGTCTGCCTCCTGCACTATTGGGTAGCTGCAATGGTCGTGCAAAGCAACTCCATAACTCTCCTTCAG GAAGACTTCTAACTGCATTGATCTGTGAATATTTGGAGTGGGCTCAGTTAAACCACACGCTGAAAGTCTACATACCAGAGAGCAATTTG CCAAAAGATTCCTGGAAATCTGAGCTAAAAGAATTCAGCATAAAAAATGGGTATGATCTGAACAGGAACGGAGACAGTGGCCCTTTACTCTTGGATGTTCTTGAAGGATTCTTGAAGTTTGAG AATTTATCTCAGGGTAGGGGTAGCAACAGGAGATTAACCACTCCAGATGCTGATGCCTTATCCAACCTGGATGCTCGAAATATTAAGAGACCACCATCATCATCAGTTGCAGGGGGTTTACCTCCATTAGGCAG GCCTCTTCCTTCTTCACAAGCATCTG ATCGAAGAGCAGGGTCATCTACTTCTAGCTATCGGAAAGATGATTACAATTGGAGATATGATAATGATGACCTTCCTGAAGATATGATGCATGCTTCAGCTGCTTTAGAAAATCTACAGTTGGATAGAAAAGCTCGAAATCTAACTTCTTGGAG GCACGCGGGGGATGGAATTTTCAAGGAAGAGAGCAGGGTAGACCACAAGTAA